A stretch of Brassica napus cultivar Da-Ae chromosome C6, Da-Ae, whole genome shotgun sequence DNA encodes these proteins:
- the LOC106404813 gene encoding probable fructokinase-4 — MAASNGEKSLIVSFGEMLIDFVPTVSGVSLAEAPGFIKAPGGAPANVAIAVSRLGGRAAFVGKLGDDEFGHMLAGILKQNGVSAEGINFDTGARTALAFVTLRSDGEREFMFYRNPSADMLLRPDELNLDLIKSAKVFHYGSISLIVEPCRSAHLKAMEVAKEAGALLSYDPNLRLPLWPSKEEAKKQILSIWDKAEVIKVSDDELMFLTGSDNVDDETALSLWHDNLKLLLVTLGEKGCKYYTKSFHGSVDPFHVNTVDTTGAGDSFVGALLSNIVDDSTILEEEARLREVLRFANACGAITTTKKGAIPALPTVSEVQTLLIGN; from the exons ATGGCAGCATCCAACGGCGAGAAAAGCTTGATCGTGAGCTTCGGTGAGATGCTCATCGACTTCGTTCCCACCGTCTCCGGCGTCTCACTCGCCGAGGCTCCTGGCTTCATCAAGGCCCCCGGTGGCGCACCTGCCAACGTCGCTATCGCCGTTTCTCGTCTCGGTGGTCGCGCTGCTTTTGTTGGAAAGCTCGGTGACGACGAGTTCGGTCACATGCTCGCCGGAATCTTGAAACAAAACGGTGTATCTGCCGAGGGAATCAACTTTGACACCGGAGCTAGGACGGCACTCGCGTTCGTGACGCTAAGATCCGACGGAGAACGTGAGTTCATGTTTTACCGGAACCCTAGCGCCGATATGCTCCTCCGTCCCGATGAGCTTAATCTCGATCTCATCAAATCT GCTAAGGTGTTTCACTATGGATCAATAAGCCTCATCGTTGAGCCATGTAGATCAGCTCACCTGAAGGCCATGGAGGTGGCTAAAGAAGCTGGTGCGTTGCTCTCTTACGACCCAAACTTGAGGCTGCCTTTGTGGCCCTCGAAGGAGGAGGCTAAGAAGCAGATTCTTAGCATCTGGGACAAAGCTGAAGTGATCAAAGTCAGTGATGATGAGCTTATGTTTTTGACTGGATCTGATAACGTTGATGATGAGACAGCTTTGTCTCTGTGGCATGATAACTTGAAACTTCTCTTGGTCACTTTGGGTGAAAAGGGTTGTAAATATTACACCAag AGCTTCCATGGATCTGTTGATCCTTTCCATGTTAACACAGTGGATACAACTGGTGCTGGTGATTCATTTGTTGGTGCCTTGCTTAGCAACATTGTTGATGACAGCACTATTCTCGAG GAGGAAGCTCGTCTAAGAGAAGTGCTTAGGTTTGCTAATGCATGTGGAGCCATTACAACTACCAAGAAAGGAGCTATACCAGCTCTACCTACAGTGTCTGAGGTTCAGACTCTCCTCATTGGAAACTGA